Proteins from a single region of Chitinophagales bacterium:
- a CDS encoding glycoside hydrolase family 3 C-terminal domain-containing protein, giving the protein MKWTSLSIFCFAVLAQTGNAQQALPQLGKQNNAAVIRSMSLQQKVDLLVGQGMRIPGITDANQGPVVGKTEDKVPGAAGTTASISALGIPVTVVADGSAGLRISPKRPGEERTYYATAFPIATLLASSWDTSVLYAVGKAMGSEAKAYGVDVILGPGMNIQRNALGGRNFEYYAEDPFVTGTMATAMVKGIQSNGIGTSVKHFAVNNHETNRNTINIKIGTRALREIYLKGFEMVVKQAKPWTVMSSYNKINGTYTSESPDLLKKILREDWGYKGLVMTDWFGGMDAVAQMKAGNELLMPGTPQQEQAIINAVKNGTLAESVIDENLDKLLSYIQLTQSFKGAQPSNTPDLKAHAVIARQAAAEGMVLLKNASGVLPMSAGKRIAAFGNFTYDLVSGGTGSGDVNEAYTISLPQGLSAAGITLDPAVQAAYEAHIKAEKDKLPKDRPWFLPPPSIPELQPGAALIESATNADLAIITIGRISGEFMDRKKENDFYLSSAEQQLISDVSAAFHAKGKKVVVVLNVGGVIETVSWRDKVDGILLAWLPGQEAGAAIADVLRGAVNPSGKLAVSFPVKFEDDPTAEGFPGKEYGEPMQVGFMRARKAEIEYKEGIFIGYRAFEKQSIPTAYPFGYGLSYTSFAYSNLKLNTAVWNGQLQVQVTVKNTGKTAGKEIVQLYVAAPGKDMPKPVKELKGFAKTRLLKPGESQTVQFKLDAAALASFQESSSQWIAEPGVYGLLIGASSKDIRVKATCTVPKTVLLETVNKALLPQ; this is encoded by the coding sequence ATGAAATGGACATCACTTTCTATCTTTTGCTTTGCTGTACTGGCACAAACCGGTAATGCGCAGCAAGCATTGCCGCAATTGGGCAAGCAAAACAATGCCGCTGTTATTCGTTCCATGAGTTTGCAACAGAAAGTTGATTTATTGGTAGGGCAGGGCATGCGTATTCCGGGTATTACTGATGCCAATCAAGGTCCGGTTGTTGGTAAAACAGAAGACAAAGTGCCCGGTGCGGCAGGTACAACTGCGTCTATCTCTGCATTGGGTATCCCTGTAACAGTGGTGGCCGATGGCTCTGCAGGTTTGCGAATCTCACCGAAAAGACCGGGAGAAGAAAGAACATATTATGCAACTGCATTTCCCATCGCCACTCTGCTGGCTTCCTCCTGGGATACCAGTGTATTATATGCAGTTGGGAAAGCCATGGGTAGTGAGGCAAAAGCATATGGTGTTGATGTAATCCTTGGTCCGGGCATGAACATACAACGTAATGCACTTGGGGGTAGAAATTTCGAATACTACGCAGAAGATCCATTTGTAACAGGAACGATGGCCACAGCCATGGTGAAGGGCATTCAATCGAATGGAATTGGCACTTCAGTAAAACACTTCGCAGTTAATAATCATGAAACCAACCGCAATACCATCAATATCAAAATCGGCACTCGTGCACTTAGGGAAATTTACCTGAAGGGATTTGAAATGGTGGTGAAGCAGGCAAAGCCTTGGACGGTGATGTCATCTTACAATAAGATCAATGGCACGTATACTTCTGAAAGTCCAGATTTATTAAAGAAAATCCTTCGTGAAGACTGGGGTTATAAAGGCTTGGTCATGACGGATTGGTTTGGGGGTATGGATGCCGTTGCGCAGATGAAAGCAGGTAACGAATTACTCATGCCTGGCACACCACAGCAAGAGCAAGCCATCATCAATGCAGTGAAGAATGGCACACTTGCTGAATCTGTTATTGACGAGAATCTAGACAAACTTTTGAGTTATATACAGCTCACCCAATCATTTAAGGGAGCACAACCTAGTAATACACCAGATTTGAAAGCGCATGCTGTGATTGCGCGTCAAGCAGCAGCTGAGGGTATGGTCTTGTTGAAAAATGCATCAGGTGTATTGCCAATGTCTGCTGGAAAGCGTATTGCCGCATTTGGCAATTTCACGTATGATCTGGTATCAGGCGGTACAGGAAGTGGTGATGTAAATGAAGCGTATACCATTTCGCTGCCTCAGGGCTTAAGTGCTGCCGGCATTACACTAGATCCAGCAGTGCAAGCTGCTTATGAAGCACATATCAAAGCGGAGAAGGATAAATTACCCAAAGACCGTCCTTGGTTTCTGCCGCCACCCAGTATCCCTGAATTACAACCTGGTGCAGCTTTGATTGAAAGTGCAACCAATGCTGATTTGGCTATCATTACGATTGGTAGAATATCTGGTGAGTTCATGGATCGGAAAAAGGAAAATGATTTTTATCTCTCTTCAGCCGAGCAGCAACTGATCAGTGATGTGTCTGCTGCATTTCATGCAAAAGGAAAAAAAGTTGTTGTGGTACTGAATGTAGGTGGTGTTATTGAAACAGTGAGCTGGCGCGATAAAGTGGATGGTATTTTACTGGCATGGTTGCCCGGACAAGAAGCAGGGGCTGCAATTGCAGATGTACTGCGTGGTGCCGTCAATCCATCTGGCAAACTGGCGGTGAGCTTTCCTGTAAAGTTTGAAGACGACCCAACTGCTGAAGGCTTTCCAGGAAAGGAATATGGGGAGCCTATGCAAGTAGGTTTTATGCGTGCAAGAAAAGCAGAGATAGAATACAAGGAAGGTATCTTCATTGGCTATCGTGCTTTTGAAAAGCAATCCATACCAACGGCATATCCCTTTGGTTATGGCCTGTCGTACACCAGTTTTGCTTATAGTAACCTTAAACTGAATACTGCTGTTTGGAACGGACAATTACAAGTTCAGGTTACCGTGAAGAATACAGGAAAAACTGCCGGTAAAGAAATTGTGCAACTCTATGTTGCTGCGCCGGGTAAGGATATGCCAAAACCTGTTAAAGAATTAAAAGGTTTTGCCAAGACCAGATTATTGAAACCGGGTGAATCTCAAACTGTGCAATTCAAGCTGGATGCTGCGGCATTGGCATCATTTCAGGAGAGTAGTTCTCAGTGGATTGCTGAGCCTGGTGTTTATGGCTTGCTGATTGGCGCTTCCAGTAAGGACATTCGGGTTAAAGCAACTTGTACTGTTCCCAAAACCGTGTTACTTGAAACAGTAAATAAGGCATTGTTACCACAATAA
- a CDS encoding YqaE/Pmp3 family membrane protein codes for MKKIFVFVCFALGLLAAPSVEAAAFSKPAMDDSTTLSAEESILLKESVQSFQSLSKKERKQRLQEAKKALRELKAAKAAGESSDNQVLAIIFAILIPPVGVIIKEKGQVTTKFWISLLLTLLFWLPGAIYALLVVTGNA; via the coding sequence ATGAAAAAGATCTTTGTTTTTGTATGCTTCGCCCTGGGCTTATTGGCAGCGCCATCTGTAGAAGCAGCGGCTTTCAGCAAGCCTGCAATGGATGATTCAACTACATTAAGTGCTGAAGAAAGTATTCTGCTGAAAGAGTCTGTTCAGTCATTTCAGTCGCTCAGTAAGAAAGAGCGTAAGCAGCGTTTGCAGGAAGCAAAAAAGGCTTTGCGTGAATTGAAGGCTGCAAAAGCAGCTGGAGAGTCTAGCGATAATCAAGTGCTGGCCATCATTTTCGCAATACTGATTCCACCGGTTGGAGTAATTATTAAGGAGAAAGGCCAGGTTACAACCAAGTTCTGGATTTCCCTTTTGTTGACCTTGCTTTTCTGGTTGCCAGGCGCCATATATGCCCTGCTTGTTGTAACAGGCAATGCATAA
- a CDS encoding cellulase family glycosylhydrolase, protein MRLCLCSLLLLLIYSGFAQDELAFHRQASLGKGMNLTWAEQYWRGNIRIQQTDYFETKALYRKKAELPKMKALGVKTLRLPVCFDRWENRVRPYSIDSVSYFTAVDSMIRWTAELNMNIIICYQHGFLQPGNTQYDDTARLYSLWEQIARHYQYSNPDQVFFSIFNEPHDITDAEWKLVANRLIRIIRKYLPQHTLIAGGTEYNSLKGLLRMQPLEDHNIIYAVHYYEPLIFTHQGAGWMSREYQTLHVAFGDPTAVLPESADAKENGWNDYNKQLFNQWKDSNRVLRDVRNLIQWSRMHQVPVYIEEFGSYRAADANQRARHMLYLRKAFEKYTIPYAWWEWDGNFSFFVDDKIPLLYQEAWGMHPAEHAPPFWKVEYLPNDGSTSIQIQFDQPVNGRIALVTVERKKLRDISLKNQQSITIKGAGLPSTQIKVSLWDENNRLRGTYTWDLRPASLK, encoded by the coding sequence ATGCGTCTTTGTCTATGTAGCTTATTGTTATTATTGATTTATTCAGGCTTTGCGCAGGATGAACTTGCTTTTCATCGTCAGGCCAGTTTAGGAAAAGGCATGAACCTTACCTGGGCTGAACAATACTGGCGTGGAAATATTCGAATACAACAAACAGATTATTTCGAAACCAAAGCGCTGTATCGGAAAAAGGCAGAATTGCCTAAGATGAAAGCACTTGGTGTCAAGACCTTGCGTCTGCCGGTTTGTTTCGACAGATGGGAAAACAGAGTAAGGCCCTATAGTATTGATTCCGTTTCCTATTTCACAGCTGTAGATAGTATGATTCGCTGGACAGCTGAGCTGAACATGAATATCATCATCTGCTATCAGCATGGGTTTCTTCAGCCAGGCAATACACAGTATGATGATACAGCGCGATTGTACAGTTTGTGGGAGCAGATTGCCCGACATTACCAGTACAGCAATCCCGATCAGGTTTTCTTTTCCATATTTAATGAGCCGCATGATATTACGGACGCTGAATGGAAGCTTGTTGCAAACAGACTTATTCGAATCATCAGAAAATACCTGCCACAGCACACTTTGATTGCTGGTGGAACAGAATACAATAGTTTGAAAGGCTTGTTGCGTATGCAACCTCTAGAAGATCATAACATCATTTACGCAGTGCATTACTATGAGCCCTTGATTTTTACACATCAGGGTGCAGGATGGATGAGCAGAGAGTATCAGACCTTGCACGTAGCTTTCGGTGATCCTACAGCAGTTTTACCTGAATCTGCTGATGCTAAAGAGAATGGTTGGAATGATTATAATAAACAACTGTTTAATCAGTGGAAAGACAGCAACCGTGTGCTACGTGATGTGCGTAATTTGATTCAATGGAGCAGAATGCACCAAGTACCTGTATATATTGAGGAGTTTGGTTCTTACCGCGCTGCAGATGCGAATCAGCGTGCCAGACATATGTTGTATTTGAGAAAAGCTTTTGAAAAGTACACAATACCTTATGCCTGGTGGGAGTGGGATGGTAATTTCTCTTTCTTTGTTGATGACAAAATTCCCCTCTTGTATCAGGAGGCCTGGGGCATGCATCCCGCTGAACATGCACCACCTTTCTGGAAAGTTGAGTATCTGCCTAATGATGGATCAACAAGCATTCAGATACAGTTTGATCAACCCGTTAATGGAAGAATTGCCCTGGTAACAGTAGAGCGGAAGAAACTCAGGGATATTTCATTGAAAAATCAGCAAAGCATCACAATCAAAGGAGCTGGTCTGCCTAGCACACAAATTAAAGTTTCGTTGTGGGACGAAAACAACCGCTTGCGTGGCACCTATACTTGGGATTTACGTCCTGCCAGTTTAAAATAG
- a CDS encoding UDP-2,3-diacylglucosamine diphosphatase has product MERRSVEVVVLSDLHLGTYGCQAKEIVTYLRSIQPQLLILNGDIIDIWQFSKRFFPVAHMQVLKEIFSLLSQGTRVIYITGNHDEALRRYSGMRIGNLELADKFVMEMNGKMTWFFHGDVFDRTTKGSAKLIAKLGGYGYDLLILINSFLNKLLVLLGREKMSFSKRVKNSVKKAVSWIADFEQTAAELAIEKQYDYVVCGHIHQPQKRVITTKNGSVTYLNSGDWIENLSSLEYNKGNWEIVYYDPTVYQEKLAPVITMDKQLPKLDVLADTIHHYVYSLRVD; this is encoded by the coding sequence ATGGAAAGAAGATCCGTTGAAGTAGTGGTACTCAGCGACTTACATCTGGGCACCTATGGCTGTCAGGCAAAGGAAATCGTAACCTATCTGCGCAGCATCCAGCCCCAGCTGCTGATCTTAAATGGAGACATTATAGATATCTGGCAGTTCAGCAAGCGCTTTTTTCCCGTTGCCCATATGCAGGTACTCAAAGAGATTTTTTCCTTGCTCTCTCAAGGCACTCGCGTTATCTATATCACCGGTAATCATGATGAAGCTTTACGTAGATACAGTGGAATGCGTATCGGTAATTTGGAGCTTGCAGATAAGTTTGTAATGGAAATGAATGGGAAAATGACCTGGTTTTTTCATGGTGATGTGTTCGATAGAACGACCAAGGGGTCTGCTAAATTGATTGCCAAATTGGGCGGCTATGGATATGACTTACTCATTTTGATTAATAGCTTTTTGAATAAACTGCTTGTCTTATTAGGCCGGGAGAAAATGAGTTTTAGTAAGCGTGTAAAGAATAGTGTAAAAAAAGCGGTTAGCTGGATTGCAGATTTTGAACAGACAGCTGCAGAGCTGGCAATCGAAAAGCAATATGATTATGTTGTCTGCGGGCATATTCATCAGCCTCAAAAAAGGGTCATTACAACCAAGAATGGTAGTGTAACTTATTTAAATAGCGGGGATTGGATTGAGAATCTATCCTCCTTAGAATACAATAAAGGCAATTGGGAAATTGTGTACTACGATCCCACTGTTTATCAGGAAAAACTGGCTCCGGTTATTACCATGGATAAGCAGTTGCCAAAGCTTGATGTGCTGGCAGATACCATCC
- a CDS encoding mechanosensitive ion channel: MRYLFNIKGLFLSIFILLGFFDVLSAQDSTASNTLPKQVKEQVGNRLDTSATSMIEHLERYANLLNKANNLLQDGLDTTSIAEKLPEYEQILQLTQLALNNQVNNLNMRALNSTRVILRQLKKELKDWQEKLFDYTHALADLSQQITFIDSNLLASYSATSELKLAYTSQFADITQKWQNAKPVIQNTLFLTSTLQGKITRLYLLSGELISECERNIKAFTQKAFLKEEPYLYQTKQNHYAFSFTDVFRKTSDRAFYLLTYYFSNTWTTRAWNILITLAIWLILSRLLRNVQSNPNHNSSGIIVLKKSILLSCILIACTLAPFIYVSPPAIYVELLWYVMACITLVLNWDKWTNTLKQYWLGFLVLMLLFSIDSLLLFSSYAERFGLALLNIAAIVLGYFIQKHLKRSQKDDQPIFRYALYFFIALNGLAIICNLFGRFTLAKLFSSTSDTSLALAITLGVIKEILLESIFLLIESNRKSLWFTSRVEFEDIRKKMDPVLKITAVILWLMTVAWGMNIYEFLAARIGQFMNEELSIGNFHFSLINIAIFLMILWVSNLLAGLLTVIFRDEASEFALNRKNKTGSWILLLKLLIYILGFFLAVSAAGIPIDKIAIVIGALGVGIGFGLQNIVNNLVSGVILAFEKPMTIGDVIEVGNRMGTVKEIGIRSSKINTYEGAEIIVPNGELISSQLINWTRNNSYKRVEIIVGVSYKTDIAAAKKVAADILHQLPGILHYPHPAVLLHELADSSVNLRLLFWAENFDEWTKLKSEVIQEILQQFSANKIEIPFPQRDIHITHEG, translated from the coding sequence ATGAGGTATCTATTCAACATAAAAGGGTTATTCCTTTCAATCTTCATTTTGCTTGGCTTTTTTGATGTATTAAGTGCCCAAGATAGCACAGCCTCCAACACTTTACCAAAACAGGTAAAAGAGCAGGTTGGTAACCGACTTGATACATCAGCAACCTCTATGATTGAGCATTTGGAACGCTATGCCAATCTGCTCAATAAGGCCAATAACCTCTTACAGGATGGTTTAGACACAACAAGCATAGCAGAAAAATTGCCCGAGTACGAACAGATCTTACAACTAACGCAACTTGCCTTGAATAACCAGGTGAACAACCTGAATATGCGCGCCCTTAATTCAACAAGGGTTATTTTAAGGCAGCTCAAGAAAGAACTAAAAGATTGGCAAGAAAAGCTTTTTGATTATACCCATGCATTAGCAGACCTATCTCAGCAGATTACTTTTATCGATAGTAATTTACTAGCATCTTACTCTGCAACAAGCGAACTTAAACTGGCCTATACTTCTCAGTTTGCCGACATCACCCAGAAATGGCAAAACGCAAAGCCGGTTATCCAAAATACTTTGTTTTTAACCAGTACGCTGCAGGGCAAGATTACCCGTCTTTACCTTCTTTCCGGAGAGCTTATCAGCGAGTGCGAAAGAAACATCAAAGCCTTTACCCAAAAAGCCTTCTTAAAAGAAGAACCCTACCTCTATCAAACCAAGCAAAATCATTACGCATTCAGCTTCACAGATGTTTTTAGAAAAACGAGTGATCGTGCTTTTTACTTGCTCACTTATTATTTTTCGAATACATGGACAACAAGGGCATGGAATATTTTAATCACATTAGCAATCTGGCTAATTCTGAGCAGACTGCTCCGAAATGTACAATCAAATCCTAACCACAATTCAAGTGGTATTATCGTGCTCAAGAAAAGCATACTCCTTAGCTGCATCCTGATTGCCTGTACCCTTGCTCCATTTATTTATGTATCACCACCGGCCATCTATGTAGAATTACTTTGGTACGTGATGGCTTGCATTACCCTTGTGCTAAACTGGGATAAGTGGACAAATACACTAAAGCAATACTGGCTTGGGTTCTTAGTGCTCATGCTCTTGTTTTCTATAGACAGCCTCTTGTTATTTTCGTCTTATGCTGAACGCTTTGGTTTAGCATTACTCAATATTGCAGCAATTGTGCTTGGTTATTTTATACAAAAGCACTTAAAGCGGTCGCAAAAAGATGATCAACCCATTTTCCGCTATGCGCTTTACTTCTTTATTGCGCTCAATGGCTTAGCAATTATATGTAACCTTTTTGGCAGATTCACTTTAGCAAAACTCTTCTCTTCAACATCTGACACATCTCTCGCATTAGCCATCACACTCGGAGTGATAAAAGAAATATTGCTGGAATCCATCTTCCTGTTAATTGAATCAAATAGGAAAAGCTTATGGTTCACATCAAGAGTAGAATTTGAGGACATCAGGAAAAAAATGGACCCGGTTTTAAAAATCACCGCAGTGATACTTTGGTTAATGACTGTGGCATGGGGCATGAATATCTACGAATTTCTAGCAGCAAGAATCGGGCAATTCATGAATGAGGAGTTGTCAATCGGAAATTTCCATTTCTCCCTGATTAACATCGCAATCTTTCTAATGATCCTTTGGGTATCCAACCTGCTTGCCGGATTGCTGACAGTTATTTTCAGGGATGAAGCATCTGAGTTTGCACTGAACAGAAAAAACAAGACAGGCTCCTGGATACTGCTCTTGAAATTGCTCATCTATATCCTTGGATTCTTCCTGGCAGTAAGTGCTGCTGGCATTCCTATTGACAAGATTGCCATTGTTATTGGTGCACTTGGCGTAGGTATCGGATTTGGCCTGCAGAACATCGTCAACAATCTGGTATCTGGCGTCATTCTTGCTTTTGAAAAACCAATGACCATCGGCGATGTTATTGAAGTAGGTAACAGAATGGGCACTGTAAAAGAAATTGGTATCAGAAGCAGTAAAATCAACACTTACGAAGGAGCAGAAATCATTGTTCCAAATGGAGAATTGATCTCATCCCAGTTAATTAACTGGACGAGAAATAATTCATACAAGCGTGTGGAAATTATTGTTGGTGTATCGTACAAAACAGATATCGCTGCGGCGAAAAAAGTTGCTGCGGATATCTTACATCAGCTGCCGGGCATTTTACATTATCCACATCCAGCCGTTTTACTGCATGAACTGGCAGACAGCTCTGTAAATCTTAGACTATTGTTCTGGGCTGAGAATTTCGATGAATGGACAAAACTCAAGAGCGAAGTCATTCAAGAAATCCTACAACAATTCAGTGCAAACAAAATAGAAATTCCATTTCCCCAAAGGGATATACATATTACTCATGAGGGGTAG
- a CDS encoding flavin reductase: protein MEQQFTKAEWVKWDRFYRANFLNSLSGFKSVSLIGTISENGIPNLAIFSNIVHLGADPALIGFVNRPLAAAPDTIRNIQQTGYYTINHIHEAIYQQAHQTSAKYPEDTDEFLATGLAAQYRAGIKAPFVQESRVQYCLSLKEIIPIQLNNTFFVIGAVEQVFVDDSFIASDGFIDLHKAGSLTSCGLDAYYSAQPLERLAYAKP from the coding sequence ATGGAGCAACAATTTACTAAAGCCGAATGGGTTAAATGGGATCGATTTTACAGGGCTAATTTTCTGAACAGCCTTAGTGGTTTTAAATCAGTTAGCTTAATTGGCACCATCAGTGAGAATGGTATTCCTAACCTGGCCATCTTCAGCAATATTGTACATCTTGGTGCAGATCCTGCTTTGATTGGCTTTGTGAACAGACCGCTAGCCGCTGCGCCAGATACCATTCGCAATATTCAGCAAACTGGCTATTATACCATTAATCATATACATGAAGCCATCTATCAACAGGCGCATCAGACCAGTGCAAAATATCCTGAGGATACAGATGAGTTTCTTGCAACAGGACTAGCTGCGCAATATCGTGCAGGTATTAAAGCGCCATTTGTGCAAGAAAGCAGGGTGCAATATTGTTTATCCCTCAAAGAGATTATTCCCATTCAATTGAACAACACTTTTTTTGTGATTGGTGCAGTGGAGCAGGTATTTGTTGATGATAGCTTTATTGCCTCAGACGGTTTTATTGACTTACACAAAGCAGGAAGTCTAACCAGTTGTGGCTTGGATGCATATTATTCGGCACAACCTTTAGAAAGGCTGGCTTACGCAAAACCTTGA